The Pseudosulfitobacter pseudonitzschiae genome includes a region encoding these proteins:
- a CDS encoding DUF6614 family protein, with product MNLYHCLIDLKHDAKALTFAKALDDWMVHLQNAGAIQGWRLLRRKLNLASGGHRDFMLEIEVRDLQQLDQAFRLSGQQDEDVAALHRAVHDHVALADFGLYRPFPDPERSERMALI from the coding sequence ATGAACCTTTATCACTGCCTGATCGACCTGAAACATGACGCCAAGGCGCTGACCTTTGCCAAGGCACTGGATGACTGGATGGTGCACCTGCAAAACGCCGGTGCGATTCAGGGCTGGCGATTGTTGCGGCGCAAACTGAACCTTGCATCGGGCGGGCACCGCGATTTCATGCTCGAAATCGAAGTCCGTGATTTGCAGCAACTGGATCAGGCCTTTCGCCTGTCCGGCCAGCAAGACGAGGATGTCGCAGCACTGCATCGCGCGGTACATGACCATGTCGCGCTGGCCGATTTCGGCCTGTACCGCCCCTTCCCCGACCCCGAAAGGTCAGAGAGGATGGCATTGATCTAG
- a CDS encoding carboxypeptidase M32 produces the protein MTLYDALMAFDRDTQALAQVAGRLGWDQETMMPRGAADQRGEEMAAMEAVLHARRTAPQMGEWLAGIDDSALDAVGQAQMRHIRRSHARATKVPAALATKLARLTSVAQGKWAEARAENDFAAFAPVLEEVVALKREEGAALAAGGDLYDAMLQDYEPGTTGAEIEAIFSAMRPALTDLRAAVLDAEKPVALSGTYDEGAQMKLSRHLARTFGYDMQRGRVDKAVHPFSSGSGNDVRITTRTTPTDPFNCFYSTIHEVGHAAYEQNIDQAYLLTPLGSGASMGVHESQSRIYENQIGRSRAFTGWLFGQMKDAFGDFGIADEDAFYGCVNSVNNGYIRTEADEVQYNLHVMLRFDLERALMSGNLAVADLEAAWNDRFKADFGYAVDKASNGVLQDVHWSVGLFGYFPTYSLGNVYAGCLNQALRTAVPDLDDHLAQGNTVPATDWLRDNVQVNGGLYEPRVTITMASGMEPTEAPLLDYLTAKFKGIYKL, from the coding sequence ATGACCCTCTATGACGCGCTGATGGCATTCGACCGTGACACACAGGCTTTGGCCCAAGTGGCGGGACGTCTGGGCTGGGATCAGGAAACCATGATGCCACGCGGCGCCGCCGACCAACGGGGTGAGGAAATGGCCGCGATGGAGGCTGTTTTGCACGCACGCCGCACTGCTCCGCAAATGGGGGAATGGCTGGCTGGTATCGACGACAGCGCGCTGGACGCGGTGGGGCAAGCACAGATGCGCCACATCCGCCGCAGCCATGCCCGCGCCACCAAAGTACCCGCTGCATTGGCCACGAAACTGGCGCGGCTGACATCCGTGGCGCAGGGCAAATGGGCCGAAGCACGGGCCGAAAACGATTTTGCTGCCTTCGCTCCGGTGCTGGAAGAGGTCGTGGCCCTCAAGCGTGAGGAGGGCGCGGCACTGGCCGCAGGCGGCGATCTTTATGACGCGATGCTGCAAGACTATGAACCAGGCACCACCGGCGCCGAGATCGAGGCGATCTTTTCGGCCATGCGTCCGGCGCTGACCGATCTGCGCGCCGCTGTGCTGGACGCGGAAAAGCCCGTGGCGCTAAGCGGCACCTATGACGAAGGCGCGCAAATGAAGCTGAGCCGCCATCTGGCGCGCACCTTTGGATATGACATGCAGCGCGGCCGCGTGGACAAGGCGGTGCATCCGTTTAGCTCGGGCAGCGGCAACGATGTGCGCATTACCACACGCACCACGCCCACAGATCCGTTCAACTGCTTTTATTCGACCATCCACGAGGTCGGCCACGCGGCCTATGAACAGAACATCGACCAGGCCTATTTGCTGACACCGCTGGGCAGCGGTGCATCGATGGGCGTGCACGAAAGCCAAAGCCGTATCTACGAGAACCAGATCGGGCGCAGTCGCGCCTTTACAGGTTGGCTGTTCGGCCAGATGAAGGACGCCTTTGGGGATTTTGGCATCGCGGACGAGGATGCGTTTTACGGCTGCGTCAACAGTGTCAACAATGGCTATATCCGCACCGAAGCGGACGAGGTGCAGTATAACCTGCATGTCATGCTGCGGTTTGATCTGGAACGGGCGCTGATGTCGGGCAATCTGGCGGTTGCAGACCTTGAGGCTGCTTGGAACGACCGCTTCAAGGCCGACTTTGGCTATGCGGTCGACAAGGCCAGCAATGGCGTGTTGCAGGATGTGCATTGGTCGGTGGGGCTGTTCGGTTATTTTCCCACCTATTCGCTGGGCAATGTTTATGCGGGGTGTCTGAATCAGGCGTTGCGCACGGCAGTACCCGATCTGGACGACCATCTGGCCCAAGGCAACACCGTACCCGCCACCGACTGGCTGCGCGACAATGTTCAGGTGAACGGCGGCCTTTACGAGCCGCGCGTGACCATCACGATGGCCAGCGGCATGGAGCCGACCGAGGCCCCCTTGCTGGACTATCTCACAGCCAAGTTCAAAGGCATCTACAAGCTCTGA
- the ctaA gene encoding heme A synthase: MSGKRSIFEEVASPEVAAQNTPAKGVIDRGRGGARRGIRIWLMILFALVFIMIAVGGLTRLTDSGLSITEWKPFTGAMPPLTQAHWEEEFAKYQAIDQFRIMNQWMDLSDFKAIYWWEWGHRQLGRVIGLVWAVGFGYFAVRRQVPVGWGKRLWLVGLLGGAQGAIGWWMVASGVTQGEGATSVASYRLATHLGLAFIILGFLTWYILLLGRTERDLMQARRSKEAKLFGLSTGLLHFAFLQILIGALVAGIDAGRSYTDWPMMGGQWFPPNAFPVEPMWRNIFESPGLVQFIHRIAGYLLAAFGVVVWLRGRRSAHRRTRFAFNAVFAALALQIALGIITVLYGAPWQVAILHQGLAVILWVLILRARFLTAYPIQSSIREG, from the coding sequence ATGAGCGGCAAACGTAGCATTTTCGAAGAGGTCGCAAGCCCCGAGGTTGCGGCGCAAAACACACCGGCCAAAGGCGTGATCGACCGTGGACGTGGTGGCGCACGACGGGGCATTCGCATCTGGCTGATGATCCTGTTCGCGCTGGTGTTCATTATGATCGCTGTCGGCGGGCTGACACGGCTGACCGATAGCGGATTGTCGATCACCGAATGGAAACCGTTTACCGGTGCAATGCCGCCTCTGACGCAGGCGCATTGGGAAGAGGAATTTGCCAAATATCAGGCGATTGACCAGTTCCGCATCATGAACCAGTGGATGGACCTGTCGGATTTCAAAGCGATCTATTGGTGGGAGTGGGGCCATCGTCAGCTTGGCCGTGTGATCGGGCTGGTTTGGGCGGTGGGCTTTGGCTATTTCGCGGTGCGCCGTCAGGTGCCCGTGGGGTGGGGTAAACGGCTGTGGCTGGTGGGTCTGCTGGGCGGTGCCCAAGGCGCGATCGGCTGGTGGATGGTCGCCAGCGGTGTGACCCAAGGCGAAGGAGCAACCAGCGTCGCCAGCTACCGGCTTGCCACCCATCTGGGGCTGGCGTTTATCATTCTGGGTTTCCTGACGTGGTACATATTGCTGTTGGGCCGCACCGAGCGCGATCTGATGCAGGCACGCCGCAGCAAGGAGGCCAAGCTGTTCGGTCTGTCCACCGGCCTGCTGCACTTTGCGTTTCTGCAAATCCTGATCGGCGCGCTGGTGGCGGGCATTGACGCGGGCCGCAGTTATACCGATTGGCCGATGATGGGGGGGCAATGGTTTCCGCCCAACGCGTTTCCGGTCGAACCCATGTGGCGCAACATCTTTGAAAGCCCCGGGCTGGTGCAGTTCATCCACCGCATTGCGGGGTATCTTCTGGCTGCGTTTGGCGTGGTTGTATGGCTGCGCGGTCGGCGCAGCGCGCACCGGCGCACACGGTTTGCGTTCAACGCGGTTTTTGCAGCCCTTGCGTTGCAGATCGCCCTTGGCATCATCACCGTATTGTATGGCGCGCCGTGGCAAGTGGCGATCCTGCACCAAGGGCTTGCCGTGATCCTGTGGGTCTTGATCCTGCGGGCGCGATTCCTCACTGCTTACCCTATCCAATCCTCAATCCGTGAAGGCTGA
- a CDS encoding RNA methyltransferase produces the protein MSDIPFFVLVRPQMGENIGSAARAMWNFGLDRMRIVAPRDGWPNPAAVALASGAGRLLDDAQVSPDLPDALQDCTYVYATTARARDLTKPVLSPEEAMRDAALRIATGQKVAVMFGPERAGLENEDIARANAIISVPVNPRFASLNLAQCVLLVGYEWMRASGEVVPRSDEMAGTDWAQGVEVEHLAVHYEDALDEAGFFFPEHKSASMRTNLRNMWSRMPLTRADVQMLHGVMRQMVRWAQKRG, from the coding sequence ATGAGCGATATTCCTTTTTTTGTGCTGGTGCGCCCGCAGATGGGCGAAAACATCGGGTCCGCCGCGCGGGCGATGTGGAACTTTGGGCTGGACCGGATGCGCATTGTCGCACCGCGCGACGGTTGGCCCAATCCGGCCGCTGTGGCGCTGGCCTCAGGGGCGGGGCGGTTGCTGGACGATGCACAGGTGTCGCCCGATCTGCCCGATGCCTTGCAGGACTGTACCTATGTTTATGCGACCACGGCGCGGGCGCGGGATCTGACCAAACCGGTGCTGTCACCCGAAGAGGCAATGCGCGACGCCGCGCTGCGCATTGCGACGGGCCAGAAGGTTGCGGTGATGTTCGGCCCCGAACGGGCCGGGTTGGAGAATGAGGACATCGCGCGCGCCAATGCGATCATCTCGGTGCCGGTGAATCCCAGGTTTGCCTCGCTTAATCTGGCGCAATGCGTGTTGTTGGTGGGCTATGAATGGATGCGCGCCAGCGGCGAGGTCGTGCCGCGCAGTGACGAGATGGCGGGCACCGACTGGGCGCAGGGCGTCGAAGTTGAACATCTGGCTGTGCATTACGAAGATGCGCTGGACGAGGCCGGCTTTTTCTTTCCCGAACATAAATCCGCCAGCATGCGCACCAACCTGCGCAATATGTGGAGCCGTATGCCCCTGACCCGCGCCGATGTGCAGATGTTGCACGGGGTGATGCGGCAGATGGTCCGATGGGCGCAAAAGCGGGGATGA
- a CDS encoding thiamine phosphate synthase, with amino-acid sequence MAETEQPQLYLISPPELELSQFPDVLARVMDAHPVACVRLALDTKDEDRLSRAADALREVTHARDVALVINDFVPLAERLGLDGVHLGAGGSVRDARKALGADAIVGAFCGISRHDGLSAGEAGADYVSFGPVRPDALHESVFVEQELLQWWSEVIEVPVIAEGNLDRAHITSLAPFTDFFGIGMEIWGEDDPAAALTALLADIQ; translated from the coding sequence ATGGCCGAGACCGAGCAGCCGCAACTTTACCTCATCAGCCCTCCCGAACTGGAACTGTCGCAGTTTCCCGACGTGTTGGCACGGGTGATGGACGCCCATCCCGTCGCCTGTGTGCGTCTGGCGTTGGACACAAAAGACGAAGACCGCCTGTCGCGTGCCGCCGATGCGCTGCGCGAAGTGACCCATGCGCGCGATGTGGCGCTGGTGATCAACGATTTTGTACCGCTGGCCGAACGGCTGGGTCTGGACGGCGTGCATTTGGGGGCTGGCGGTTCTGTACGCGATGCCCGCAAGGCGCTGGGTGCGGATGCCATTGTGGGCGCGTTCTGCGGTATTTCACGTCACGATGGCCTGTCCGCTGGTGAAGCGGGCGCGGATTACGTCAGCTTTGGCCCCGTGCGCCCCGATGCGCTGCACGAGTCAGTCTTTGTCGAACAAGAACTGCTTCAGTGGTGGTCAGAAGTGATCGAAGTGCCCGTAATCGCCGAAGGCAATCTTGATCGCGCGCACATCACATCGCTGGCGCCTTTCACCGACTTTTTCGGCATCGGTATGGAAATCTGGGGCGAGGATGACCCCGCCGCAGCTCTGACTGCCCTTCTGGCGGACATTCAATAA
- a CDS encoding HupE/UreJ family protein, whose protein sequence is MIKPFAKLGSKLRRMAAMSTLWLLTVASVGHAHEILPTIADLSDQGGTVTVQMRANVEAFLAGIDMDVVSDTDEAAEAEDYDALRARPAEEIEEQMTGLVQQWNSLPLLRADGQAVPMALQGFEVAEAADPAQPRQSLLTLVGQLPEGASEVVVSWPKGQGSLVLRQQGVDDPFTGYVESGSDSGAIALSGGGAMTGWGTFAGYIPVGFDHILPKGLDHILFVLGLFLLSTAWRPLLLQISAFTAAHTVTLALGALGIVTIPGSIVEPLIAASIVYVAVENIFWRKLSPWRPFVIFGFGLLHGLGFASVLGEFGLPADQFVPALLGFNVGVELGQLTVVALAAILVFLAVSAARAVELDGDEIFVQEQGVMFRAVSITGSLMIALIGAWWVVERVFL, encoded by the coding sequence ATGATCAAACCTTTTGCTAAGTTAGGCAGCAAGCTGCGCCGTATGGCTGCAATGTCAACCCTTTGGCTGTTGACGGTTGCGTCAGTCGGACACGCGCACGAGATTTTGCCGACCATTGCAGACCTGAGCGATCAGGGCGGCACTGTCACCGTCCAGATGCGCGCCAACGTCGAGGCGTTTCTGGCAGGCATCGACATGGATGTGGTCAGCGACACCGACGAAGCCGCCGAGGCCGAAGATTACGACGCCCTGCGCGCGCGTCCTGCCGAAGAGATCGAAGAGCAGATGACAGGGCTGGTCCAGCAATGGAACAGCCTGCCGCTGCTGCGGGCAGACGGGCAGGCGGTGCCGATGGCTCTGCAAGGTTTTGAGGTCGCCGAAGCCGCCGACCCCGCGCAGCCGCGCCAGTCGTTGCTGACGCTGGTGGGACAACTGCCCGAAGGTGCATCAGAGGTCGTCGTTTCATGGCCGAAGGGGCAGGGATCGCTGGTCTTGCGCCAACAAGGCGTCGATGATCCCTTTACCGGATATGTAGAAAGCGGCAGTGATAGCGGTGCCATTGCCCTGTCGGGTGGCGGTGCGATGACGGGTTGGGGCACGTTCGCAGGCTACATTCCAGTTGGCTTTGATCACATCCTGCCAAAGGGTCTGGACCACATCCTGTTCGTGCTGGGGCTGTTTCTGCTTAGCACCGCGTGGCGGCCATTGCTGTTGCAAATCAGCGCCTTTACCGCTGCGCACACTGTCACGCTGGCGCTGGGAGCCTTGGGCATCGTTACCATTCCGGGCAGCATCGTCGAACCGTTGATCGCCGCCAGCATCGTTTATGTGGCGGTCGAGAACATCTTCTGGCGCAAACTGTCGCCGTGGCGACCCTTTGTGATCTTCGGCTTCGGGCTGTTGCACGGGCTTGGGTTTGCATCGGTGCTGGGCGAGTTTGGCCTGCCTGCGGACCAGTTCGTTCCGGCGCTGCTGGGGTTCAACGTGGGCGTTGAATTGGGGCAGTTGACCGTTGTGGCGCTGGCCGCGATCCTTGTGTTTCTGGCGGTCTCGGCGGCGCGCGCTGTTGAACTGGATGGCGACGAGATTTTTGTGCAGGAGCAAGGCGTGATGTTCCGCGCGGTCTCGATCACGGGGTCACTGATGATCGCGCTGATCGGTGCGTGGTGGGTGGTCGAGCGGGTGTTTTTATAA
- a CDS encoding DUF4198 domain-containing protein, which translates to MRLSHFLFAAAVLYSPFAGAKAVSAHESWIEPQQYQVETGGDLTADLKNGEDFAGSTLAYFKNNIVRFDMIMGTTSVPVEGRLGNIPALETKAPSVDGLLLLLYQSTESTVKYREWEKFLSFAAHKDFKTAEADHIAAGWPQQDFREVYARFIKSLVGVGNGEGTDVFTGLETEFVALTNPYSAGFDGAMQVQLLYQSQPRADAQIEIFRRDPTGEVEVTLTRTNADGVASIPVTPGSEYLLDAVVLRPYAGDKDAVWETLWAALTFKVPE; encoded by the coding sequence ATGCGTCTGTCCCATTTTTTGTTTGCCGCCGCTGTCCTGTACAGCCCTTTTGCGGGCGCCAAAGCGGTCTCTGCCCATGAGTCTTGGATCGAACCGCAGCAGTATCAAGTCGAAACTGGCGGTGATCTGACCGCCGACCTGAAAAACGGCGAGGATTTCGCCGGATCGACACTGGCATACTTCAAAAACAACATCGTGCGTTTTGACATGATCATGGGCACCACCAGCGTGCCCGTCGAAGGGCGTTTGGGCAATATTCCGGCACTGGAGACCAAGGCACCCTCGGTCGACGGGCTGCTGCTGCTGCTTTATCAATCAACTGAATCGACGGTGAAATACCGCGAATGGGAAAAATTCCTGTCCTTTGCCGCGCATAAGGATTTCAAAACCGCCGAGGCCGATCACATCGCCGCAGGCTGGCCACAGCAGGATTTCCGCGAGGTTTACGCGCGCTTCATCAAATCGCTGGTCGGTGTGGGCAACGGCGAAGGCACGGACGTGTTCACGGGTCTGGAGACCGAGTTTGTCGCACTGACCAACCCCTATTCCGCGGGTTTTGATGGCGCCATGCAGGTGCAGCTTCTGTACCAGTCGCAGCCGCGTGCCGACGCGCAGATAGAGATTTTTCGCCGCGACCCAACGGGCGAAGTCGAAGTGACCCTGACCCGCACCAACGCCGACGGCGTGGCCAGTATTCCGGTGACACCAGGCAGCGAATATCTGCTGGATGCAGTGGTGTTGCGCCCCTATGCGGGGGACAAGGATGCGGTGTGGGAAACGCTATGGGCAGCGCTGACCTTCAAGGTGCCTGAATAA
- a CDS encoding PfkB family carbohydrate kinase produces MKKTADILCIGSVLWDVIGRSASVMRQGSDVPGRITRLPGGVAMNIAMTLARFGLTPALLTAIGRDAEGDELLAACAARGMITDTIYRSDDLPTDRYMAVEGANGLIAAIADAHSLEAAGAKILRPLTDGTLPAPYAGLVALDGNLTLDLLAEIATGSALAQADLRVAPASPGKAERLTPFLNNNRGTLYVNCEEAGLLCQTSFATAPQAAAALLERGAARVLVTNGGDDAAEGDAEGGVIHATPPQVLVTRVTGAGDTFMAAHIAAESRGANRHAALAQALEAAAIYVSGDTPN; encoded by the coding sequence ATGAAAAAGACAGCTGACATCTTGTGTATCGGATCGGTCCTGTGGGACGTGATCGGGCGGTCTGCGTCGGTCATGCGGCAGGGGTCGGACGTGCCGGGGCGGATCACCCGCCTGCCCGGTGGCGTGGCGATGAACATCGCAATGACACTGGCGCGTTTCGGTCTGACGCCTGCGCTGCTGACAGCAATTGGCCGCGATGCCGAGGGCGACGAGCTGTTGGCCGCCTGTGCAGCGCGGGGCATGATCACCGACACAATCTATCGCTCGGACGATCTGCCGACTGACCGCTATATGGCCGTCGAAGGGGCCAACGGCCTGATCGCAGCCATCGCCGATGCCCATTCGCTCGAGGCGGCCGGTGCCAAGATCCTGCGCCCGCTGACCGACGGCACCCTGCCTGCACCCTATGCCGGACTGGTGGCGCTGGACGGCAACCTGACGCTGGACCTGTTGGCCGAAATCGCCACCGGCTCCGCGCTGGCACAGGCCGATCTGCGCGTGGCTCCGGCCTCGCCGGGCAAGGCCGAGCGGCTGACGCCATTTCTGAACAACAACCGCGGCACGCTTTATGTGAACTGCGAAGAGGCGGGGCTGCTGTGCCAGACCAGCTTTGCCACCGCCCCCCAGGCCGCCGCAGCCTTGTTAGAGCGCGGCGCCGCTCGCGTTCTGGTCACCAACGGGGGCGATGATGCCGCCGAAGGGGATGCAGAAGGCGGCGTTATTCACGCCACACCGCCACAGGTTCTGGTCACCCGCGTGACCGGTGCAGGTGACACATTCATGGCCGCCCATATCGCCGCTGAATCCCGTGGCGCAAACCGCCATGCGGCGCTGGCTCAGGCATTGGAAGCGGCCGCCATCTACGTTTCAGGAGACACACCCAATTGA
- a CDS encoding pseudouridine-5'-phosphate glycosidase codes for MTHSYARSAEVADAQASGSPVVALESTIITHGMPYPQNLEVARQVEDDVRKAGATPATMAVISGRLHVGLSDAQLEALAQARNVAKLSRADMAVCMAQKRTGATTVAATMIAARLANIGVFATGGIGGVHMGADQSFDVSADLMELGQTAVTVVAAGPKAILDIPKTLEVLETQGVPVIAYGQDALPAFWSRSAGFDAPLRMDTAAEIAAAHKMRARLALPGGQLVANPIPISDEIAPEVLAPIIAQAQAEADAQGISAKAVTPFLLQRIFELTEGRSLTANIALVRNNAWLAAEIAVEMTTQG; via the coding sequence TTGACCCATTCTTACGCCCGTTCCGCCGAAGTTGCAGATGCCCAAGCCAGCGGATCGCCCGTTGTGGCACTGGAAAGCACGATCATCACGCACGGCATGCCCTATCCGCAAAACCTTGAAGTGGCACGACAGGTCGAAGATGATGTACGCAAAGCCGGTGCCACGCCTGCCACGATGGCGGTGATTTCGGGCCGTTTGCATGTGGGCCTGTCGGATGCACAGCTGGAAGCTCTGGCGCAGGCCAGGAATGTAGCCAAGCTGAGCCGCGCCGATATGGCCGTGTGCATGGCCCAAAAACGCACAGGGGCCACAACCGTGGCCGCCACAATGATCGCCGCGCGTCTGGCCAATATCGGTGTCTTTGCCACGGGTGGCATCGGCGGCGTGCACATGGGCGCGGACCAAAGCTTTGACGTGTCTGCCGACCTGATGGAACTGGGCCAAACCGCCGTGACCGTCGTGGCCGCAGGCCCCAAAGCGATCCTTGATATTCCCAAGACACTGGAAGTGCTGGAAACCCAGGGGGTGCCGGTCATCGCCTATGGTCAGGACGCCCTGCCCGCCTTTTGGTCGCGCAGCGCAGGCTTTGACGCACCGCTGCGCATGGACACAGCCGCCGAGATTGCAGCCGCCCACAAGATGCGCGCGCGTCTGGCTCTGCCCGGCGGGCAACTGGTGGCCAATCCGATCCCGATATCCGACGAAATCGCGCCCGAGGTGCTGGCCCCGATCATCGCGCAGGCCCAAGCCGAGGCCGACGCCCAAGGGATCAGCGCCAAAGCGGTCACGCCATTCTTGCTGCAACGCATCTTCGAGCTGACCGAAGGCCGCTCGTTGACCGCAAACATTGCACTTGTGCGCAATAATGCATGGCTGGCAGCCGAAATTGCAGTCGAAATGACCACACAGGGCTGA
- a CDS encoding DUF502 domain-containing protein has product MNTPFDEEPRRKGSLFARLRASFLTGLVVIAPVGLTIWLIWSVVGWIDGMVLPFVPRAYHPDRMIQDFFGLARDSQINVRGIGVIIFLIFTIIIGWMAKGLIGRSILRFGESLVERTPVVRSIYSGIKQISETVFAQSERSFEKACLVEYPRRGIWAIGFVSTTAKGEITRRAGNQGDLMSIFLPTTPNPTSGFLLFFPAEDVIELDMTVEDAAKLVISAGLVYPNAKDPTLPPAA; this is encoded by the coding sequence ATGAACACACCTTTTGACGAGGAACCACGCCGCAAAGGAAGCCTGTTTGCGCGTTTGCGTGCCTCCTTTCTGACCGGACTTGTGGTGATCGCACCCGTCGGCCTGACGATCTGGCTGATCTGGTCGGTGGTCGGCTGGATTGACGGTATGGTGCTGCCCTTTGTGCCGCGCGCCTATCATCCCGACCGAATGATTCAGGACTTCTTTGGTCTGGCACGGGATTCGCAAATCAACGTGCGCGGCATCGGTGTGATCATCTTTTTGATTTTCACCATCATCATCGGCTGGATGGCCAAGGGGCTGATCGGTCGCTCAATCCTGCGCTTTGGCGAAAGTCTGGTAGAGCGCACCCCCGTGGTGCGGTCCATCTATTCGGGGATCAAACAGATCTCCGAAACCGTCTTTGCCCAGTCCGAGCGCAGCTTTGAAAAGGCCTGCCTGGTCGAATATCCGCGTCGGGGCATCTGGGCCATCGGCTTTGTGTCGACCACTGCCAAAGGTGAAATCACGCGGCGCGCGGGCAATCAGGGCGATCTGATGTCGATCTTTCTGCCAACAACACCGAACCCGACATCGGGATTTTTGTTGTTCTTTCCCGCAGAAGATGTGATCGAACTGGATATGACAGTGGAAGACGCGGCGAAACTGGTGATCTCGGCAGGGCTGGTTTATCCCAACGCCAAGGATCCGACCCTGCCACCAGCAGCGTAA
- a CDS encoding patatin-like phospholipase family protein gives MERKRINLALQGGGAHGAFTWGALDRLLEDDRIEIAAISGTSAGTLNGAALKSGMVTGGAEGARAALDALWHEVAGLQGIEVDSWMAPFGLRTVSQAMEMNPLYLMGEAITRSLSPYALGPFYTNPLTSIVKAFNYDKVCADTGPEFFVNATRVRNGKLRVFKAEEVNADVIMASACLPTLFQAVELFDNQTGRKEAFWDGGYTGNPALFPFFEKHLPPDIVVININPLERDGVPYTPQQIQNRINEISFNSSLLREMRAIALVQRLLDDGTLPEKRMARVHMHMIADDELMNDLSVATKTVPNGFVLGRLKEAGRAAAGNFLRLHFDDLNQRSSIDMRAMYN, from the coding sequence ATGGAACGCAAACGTATCAATCTGGCCCTGCAAGGCGGCGGTGCGCATGGCGCCTTTACCTGGGGTGCCCTTGACCGCCTTCTTGAAGACGACCGTATCGAAATCGCCGCCATTTCGGGCACATCCGCAGGGACGCTGAACGGGGCGGCGCTGAAATCGGGCATGGTTACAGGCGGCGCCGAGGGTGCGCGCGCGGCGCTTGATGCGCTCTGGCACGAGGTTGCGGGGTTGCAGGGCATCGAGGTCGACAGCTGGATGGCGCCCTTTGGTCTGCGCACCGTCAGTCAGGCGATGGAGATGAACCCGCTTTACCTGATGGGCGAAGCGATCACCCGCAGCCTGTCGCCCTATGCGCTGGGGCCGTTTTACACCAATCCGCTGACTTCGATCGTAAAGGCTTTCAACTACGACAAGGTTTGCGCGGACACGGGGCCGGAATTTTTTGTCAACGCCACCCGCGTCCGCAACGGCAAGCTGCGCGTGTTCAAGGCGGAAGAGGTCAACGCCGATGTGATCATGGCCTCGGCCTGTCTGCCGACGCTGTTTCAGGCGGTCGAACTGTTCGACAACCAGACAGGCCGGAAAGAGGCGTTCTGGGACGGCGGTTATACCGGCAATCCGGCGCTGTTCCCGTTTTTCGAAAAGCATCTGCCGCCCGACATCGTGGTGATCAACATCAACCCGCTGGAACGCGACGGCGTGCCCTATACGCCGCAGCAGATCCAGAACCGGATCAACGAGATCAGCTTCAACTCGTCGCTTCTGCGCGAAATGCGGGCAATTGCGCTGGTCCAGCGTTTGCTGGACGATGGCACATTGCCTGAAAAGCGTATGGCGCGGGTGCATATGCACATGATTGCAGATGATGAGCTGATGAACGATCTGTCAGTGGCCACCAAAACTGTGCCCAACGGCTTTGTTCTGGGACGTCTCAAAGAGGCAGGCCGTGCAGCGGCGGGCAATTTTCTGCGGCTGCACTTTGACGATCTGAACCAGCGTTCCAGCATCGACATGCGGGCGATGTACAATTGA